In the genome of Thiomicrospira aerophila AL3, one region contains:
- a CDS encoding cupredoxin domain-containing protein, translating into MKNLSRRQFIFGASALALLPAASWAHNHGHGGHGGNGGGHHHGHGNHGSHGNHGHQGHQHHHGMDHTTKIGRQGQANEVTRTIQIDMTDDMRFSPDQLEIKVGDTVRFFVRNMGQLKHEFVMGTLDELKEHAEMMKYHPHMDHTEPNMISLNPRQRGAVIWHFDQPGTYYYGCLEPGHYEAGMIGKILVSN; encoded by the coding sequence ATGAAAAATCTATCACGCAGACAATTTATATTTGGCGCCAGTGCCTTGGCTTTATTACCTGCCGCTAGTTGGGCACATAATCATGGTCATGGCGGTCATGGTGGCAACGGCGGCGGCCATCATCACGGTCATGGTAATCATGGGTCGCACGGCAATCATGGACACCAAGGCCATCAACACCATCATGGCATGGATCACACCACCAAAATTGGCCGTCAAGGTCAGGCCAATGAAGTCACACGCACCATTCAAATAGACATGACAGACGATATGCGATTTTCACCGGACCAGTTAGAGATTAAGGTCGGTGATACGGTACGGTTTTTTGTGCGCAATATGGGACAGTTAAAACATGAGTTTGTAATGGGTACGCTTGACGAACTCAAAGAACATGCTGAGATGATGAAATATCATCCGCACATGGATCACACTGAACCGAATATGATTAGCCTAAACCCACGACAACGTGGCGCGGTGATTTGGCATTTCGATCAACCCGGCACCTATTATTACGGCTGCCTAGAACCCGGCCATTATGAAGCCGGAATGATTGGAAAAATTCTTGTCAGCAACTGA
- a CDS encoding diguanylate cyclase domain-containing protein, with product MFDENKPSVLIVDDEPTNAKILANGLKDDYQIMIVNSGKKALEFVKANPKLDIILLDIMMPDVDGYEVCSRLKSDEATAAIPIVFVSALNQATDEEKGLNLGAVDYISKPFHLAIVKARVKNHISLKRKNDLLAEMSHLDVLTHIANRRQFDETLVRESLRLMRSSAPLSLIMLDIDFFKQFNDFYGHGLGDLCLEKVAKAFNSVIKRPGDLLARYGGEEFAVILPETDKAGAEVVAQGLIESVAALQIKHERSEVASYVTVSAGVSSDTIESVDEALELLKRADVALYQAKKQGKNRFVTI from the coding sequence GTGTTTGACGAAAATAAACCGAGTGTCTTGATTGTAGATGATGAACCAACCAATGCAAAGATTCTTGCGAATGGTTTGAAGGATGACTATCAGATTATGATAGTTAACTCAGGTAAAAAAGCACTTGAGTTTGTAAAGGCTAATCCTAAGTTAGACATTATTTTGCTTGATATTATGATGCCCGATGTTGATGGTTATGAAGTGTGTAGTCGACTTAAAAGTGATGAAGCTACTGCGGCTATACCGATCGTTTTTGTCAGCGCGCTTAACCAAGCCACTGATGAAGAAAAAGGTCTTAATCTTGGCGCTGTTGATTATATTAGTAAGCCTTTTCATTTGGCGATTGTTAAGGCACGAGTCAAGAACCACATCTCGCTGAAACGAAAAAATGATTTATTGGCAGAAATGTCCCATCTTGACGTTCTCACTCATATTGCCAATCGTCGACAATTTGATGAAACCTTGGTACGTGAAAGTCTTCGTTTAATGAGAAGTAGTGCGCCACTAAGTTTGATTATGTTGGACATAGATTTTTTTAAACAATTCAACGACTTTTATGGGCATGGGTTAGGTGATTTGTGTTTGGAAAAGGTGGCCAAAGCTTTTAACTCAGTTATTAAGCGCCCCGGTGACTTACTAGCAAGATACGGTGGCGAAGAATTTGCTGTGATTCTACCTGAAACTGATAAAGCTGGAGCAGAGGTCGTGGCGCAGGGGCTAATTGAATCGGTCGCTGCTTTGCAAATTAAGCATGAACGCTCAGAAGTTGCGAGTTATGTTACAGTCAGCGCAGGTGTGTCTTCCGATACTATTGAGTCTGTAGATGAAGCGCTAGAATTATTAAAGCGGGCAGATGTAGCGCTTTATCAAGCTAAAAAGCAGGGTAAAAATCGTTTTGTAACGATATAA